In Brettanomyces nanus chromosome 3, complete sequence, a single genomic region encodes these proteins:
- a CDS encoding uncharacterized protein (BUSCO:EOG09340HNG), with protein MSIVSKIPYGVVIKSNQFKLLHGTHALEVLNPKLDSSLLKIQPFDLIHSCTTIDDLNGITCGLYRALSAWLDNNSLSVSVLSCAYIEELLMDYRDNGLVSSSDTSDSLKDHVLVPFSLGILQFVKFVLKLGLAGVVCEEEDINTQTMDLDMIQNVPLQSVIDQIECALKWVSDKSDVSNKSDVSDKSYSFLYDSVRLLTLLLQLPSLLEINLEPFSDHQTPQVSEKLQKIVSDLTKALELLDKLGKSSDYATKINPPLNCFSTNVQKRRNNRSPPKPVVLLSFKDSIENFRRLVQDSLTILHITETRDSIQLVEFLKCCMNKREATNDEDDVLGLHVVPRSLLQLFLIRDDETILGSRKGFNIGSLLYDFMLRICVQDARILSCSDSTIQTKLQLLLGDMKVPFFHFLSCVSQNPARQRQFIGKEVIYWDKFQVESENLESSVNSSIPDNFDGGASFPIMPVASFVYFSKLISMIDLMLKSIELNLFKDLRELNVGYWLTSYLIDYLLQHLNRLLDVVKLRRKQLVVSYGKRVKGDKKKAKQLHAEQLVRSESYLNYQVSRYSIYRTMIELKLVELQVLNYFGYLKLPKLCKVSETLLFNLQLKPFQSIGVPELPSFADYNDAMAKFNDAFGQVVKNGDYIYFRKLIKSKSIDLNAFFRTIQIQLDALEWPSFLSDSIKEDLMELKRSSIYTELSLGQVVKILEKDVDNARHLDVYIERKKHHLYFPDIKVVKKEKKMIT; from the exons ATGAG TATCGTCTCGAAAATCCCTTATGGTGTCGTCATCAAGTCCAACCAGTTCAAACTACTTCATGGAACTCATGCCTTAGAGGTTCTGAACCCTAAACTCgactcttctttgttgAAGATCCAACCCTTTGATTTGATACATTCTTGCACCACTATAGATGATCTCAATGGCATCACCTGTGGTCTTTATAGAGCCCTTTCTGCTTGGCTTGATAACAATTCACTCAGTGTATCTGTCCTTAGTTGTGCTTATATAGAGGAGTTATTGATGGATTATCGAGACAATGGACTGgtatcatcttctgataCTTCCGATTCGCTCAAAGATCATGTTCTTGTTCCCTTTTCGCTGGGAATTCTACAGTTTGTCAAGTTTGTCCTTAAACTTGGTCTGGCAGGTGTTGTAtgcgaagaagaagatataaATACTCAAACCATGGATCTAGATATGATTCAAAACGTTCCATTACAATCTGTCATTGACCAGATAGAATGTGCCCTGAAGTGGGTGTCCGATAAGTCTGATGTGTCCAACAAGTCTGATGTGTCCGACAAGTCCTATTCGTTCTTATACGACTCAGTTCGTTTACTCAcactccttcttcaactacCTTCACTTTTAGAGATCAATTTAGAGCCATTTTCGGATCATCAGACTCCACAAGTGTCTGAAAAACTGCAAAAGATCGTCTCAGATCTAACTAAAGCATTGGAATTACTTGATAAACTCGGCAAATCATCTGATTATGCTACCAAAATCAATCCACCACTCAATTGCTTCAGTACAAACGTTCAGAAACGTCGCAATAATAGAAGTCCTCCCAAACCAGTGGTTCTACTCAGTTTTAAAGACTCCATAGAAAACTTTAGACGACTTGTACAGGATTCTTTAACTATTCTCCACATTACTGAAACACGGGATAGTATTCAACTGGTTGAATTCTTAAAGTGTTGTATGaataaaagagaagctACAAACGACGAGGATGATGTTTTAGGGCTCCATGTGGTTCCAAGATCCTTACTACAACTATTCTTAATTCGTGATGATGAAACTATCCTTGGATCTCGTAAAGGATTCAATATTGGCTCTTTGTTATACGATTTTATGTTGAGAATATGTGTTCAGGATGCCAGGATTTTGAGCTGTTCGGATTCGACCATCCAGACCAAATTACAGTTGCTTCTTGGCGATATGAAGGTacctttctttcattttctgTCGTGTGTCTCACAAAATCCGGCCAGACAGCGACAGTTTATTGGTAAAGAGGTGATCTATTGGGACAAGTTCCAAGTGGAGTCAGAGAAtttggaatcttcagtGAATTCGTCCATTCCAGACAACTTCGATGGTGGTGCATCATTTCCAATAATGCCTGTGGCATCGTTTGTTTACTTCTCGAAATTGATCAGCATGATTGATTTGATGTTAAAGTCAATCGAGCTCAACCTCTTCAAGGATCTTAGAGAGTTAAACGTTGGCTATTGGCTCACATCATATTTGATTGACTATTTACTTCAACATCTTAATAGACTATTGGATGTGGTGAAGTTACGTCGGAAACAGTTGGTGGTTAGCTATGGCAAGAGGGTTAAAggagataagaagaaggcaaAGCAGCTTCATGCTGAACAACTGGTTCGATCAGAAAGTTATTTGAACTATCAAGTTAGCCGATACTCGATTTATAGGACGATGATTGAACTAAAGTTGGTGGAATTACAGGTATTAAACTATTTCGGATACTTGAAATTGCCTAAACTGTGCAAAGTATCCGAGACTTTGCTCTTTAACTTACAATTGAAACCATTTCAATCAATCGGAGTACCAGAATTACCCTCTTTTGCGGATTATAACGATGCCATGGCGAAATTTAACGATGCCTTTGGCCAGGTGGTAAAGAATGGAGACTACATTTACTTCCGGAAGCTAATCAAGTCCAAGTCGATCGACTTGAATGCATTTTTCCGTACCATTCAGATCCAACTGGACGCATTGGAATGGCCGTCCTTCTTAAGTGACTCTATAAAAGAGGACTTGATggagttgaagagatcttctATCTACACAGAGCTTTCACTCGGACAAGTCGTGAAGAttcttgagaaagatgTCGATAATGCAAGGCACTTAGACGTGTACatagagagaaagaaacatCACCTATACTTTCCAGATATTaaggtggtgaagaaggaaaaaaaaatgattaCGTAA
- the ATP5 gene encoding ATP synthase F0 subcomplex subunit OSCP atp5 (BUSCO:EOG0934389C), which translates to MVSRQFVRFLATAVKSVKPPVQLYGLDGTYASALYTAAAKSNSLEKSFESVAKLSDTIQKDPKVMQILGNPSLSQGSRKKVVDILSKQLTLDPIVVNLLSVLAENNRLQLFSDVAKQFSVLNDAHHGVVEAHIVSAKPLDERILSRLNTAISGSNLVGRGQHLKITNDIDVSILGGLIVEVGEKSVDLSVLNKVSKMNKVLGESV; encoded by the coding sequence ATGGTTTCCCGGCAATTTGTTAGATTCCTTGCCACAGCAGTCAAGTCTGTCAAACCTCCTGTCCAATTATATGGATTGGACGGTACTTATGCATCAGCACTATatacagcagcagccaaGAGCAACTCTTTGGAGAAGTCGTTTGAATCTGTTGCGAAATTATCGGACACCATTCAAAAGGATCCCAAGGTGATGCAGATTTTGGGCAATCCGTCATTATCACAGGGTTCTAGAAAGAAGGTTGTGGATATTTTGTCGAAACAGTTGACATTGGATCCAATAGTGGTGAATTTGTTGAGTGTTTTGGCGGAAAACAATCGTTTGCAGTTGTTTTCTGACGTTGCCAAGCAGTTTTCTGTTCTTAACGATGCTCATCACGGTGTTGTTGAAGCTCATATTGTTAGTGCCAAGCCTTTGGATGAAAGAATTCTTTCCAGATTGAATACAGCTATTAGTGGTTCTAACCTTGTTGGAAGGGGGCAGCATCTTAAAATCAccaatgatattgatgTATCTATTTTGGGTGGATTGATTGTTGAAGTTGGTGAAAAATCGGTTGATTTGAGTGTTTTGAATAAGGTTTCGAAGATGAACAAGGTTTTGGGAGAGTCTGTTTAG
- the RML2 gene encoding mitochondrial 54S ribosomal protein rml2 (EggNog:ENOG41~BUSCO:EOG093422F3), with amino-acid sequence MLTRRQLELSKEKVAMKKMKPTSPGLRWWRKPIYPYLWKGKPYRELTATRVSQSGRNNTGRITVRHRGGGHQRRLRLIDYKRIESGPQTVVRIEYDPNRTAHIALVKHNETGKLSYIVACEGLRAGDEVESFRAGIPARLIKEMGGKIDPAILSVRISRKGNCLPISMVPIGTIIHNIGERKNGAAKYCRAAGAYGRVVTKIPEKDKAVVQLQSGEQRYISLEACATLGVTSNSAHHNESYGKAGRSRHRGIRPTVRGVAMNNCDHPMGGGRGKSKSNKLSMSPWGVLAKGGYKTRRGKNVNRNKVKDRPRGKEARSGR; translated from the coding sequence ATGTTAACAAGACGTCAACTAGAACTTTCCAAGGAAAAGGTGGcaatgaaaaagatgaagccGACATCTCCGGGACTTCGGTGGTGGAGGAAGCCTATATATCCGTACCTTTGGAAAGGTAAGCCATATAGAGAGTTAACAGCTACTCGAGTTTCTCAGTCTGGACGTAATAATACTGGACGAATCACAGTCAGGCACCGTGGAGGAGGTCACCAGCGTCGTTTAAGACTTATAGATTATAAGAGAATAGAGTCAGGACCACAGACTGTGGTTAGAATCGAGTACGATCCGAACAGAACGGCCCACATTGCACTTGTAAAGCATAATGAGACTGGAAAATTAAGTTATATCGTGGCCTGTGAAGGATTACGTGCTGGAGATGAAGTGGAGTCGTTCCGTGCTGGAATTCCGGCTCGTCTTATCAAGGAAATGGGCGGTAAGATCGATCCTGCCATTCTCTCTGTTCGTATttccagaaaaggaaactGCTTACCCATTAGTATGGTCCCTATTGGTACTATCATCCACAATATTGGTGAACGTAAGAATGGTGCTGCCAAATACTGCCGGGCTGCAGGTGCATATGGTCGTGTTGTGACCAAAATACCAGAGAAAGACAAGGCTGTAGTTCAACTACAGAGTGGAGAACAGAGGTATATATCGTTAGAAGCCTGTGCTACACTTGGGGTGACTTCTAACTCTGCCCACCACAATGAATCATATGGTAAGGCAGGTAGATCCAGACATAGAGGTATAAGACCTACAGTTAGAGGTGTGGCCATGAATAATTGTGACCATCCAATGGGAGGTGGTAGAGGTAAGTCTAAGTCCAATAAGCTTTCGATGTCTCCATGGGGAGTTTTGGCCAAAGGTGGATATAAGACTAGAAGAGGTAAGAATGTTAACCGAAATAAGGTGAAGGACCGGCCAAGAGGAAAGGAGGCCAGATCCGGCCGTTAG
- the MIS1 gene encoding mitochondrial C1- tetrahydrofolate synthase precursor: protein MLSAIKCIARQKKVLKIAKAISAVSLASLRPENCRSTHFTTLTHSFSTSRCLNVAQVLSGKDVAKKIRVETQRQIVSFQKKFPGFSPVLAIIQVGSRPDSSAYVRMKKKASANSGIECRIIKLSEDTDEATLLNLVDRLNNEESVHGILVQLPLPPQIDDSKVTNSVVPEKDVDGFDRYNVGELAKRHGKPFMYPCTPYGCMRLLEETGVELAGKTAVVVGRSDIVGSPVAALLQKADCTVTVCHSHTKNLPEIVSRADILVVAIGQTQLVQGSWIKEGAIVIDVGMNYVPDSTKKSGHRAVGDVDYESAKQKASWITPVPGGVGPMTVAMLMNNVYRAAKEQYESSIAPAICRPMKLNRILPVPSDIAISRAQQPKPITVIAEELGVKSGEVEPYGSYKAKVSLKTLDRLQALRKNGYYVLVAGITPTPFGEGKSTTTIGLVQALGAHLGIPAIANVRQPSQGPTFGVKGGAAGGGYSQVIPMDEFNMHLTGDIHAVGAANNLLAAAIDARAFHESTQSDKSFYRRLVPKQKDGHREFTPSMLRRLTKLGINKTDPDDLTSEEVQRFARLDIDPDTITIKRVVDVNDRMLREITIGQSPTEKGFTRKTGFDITVASEIMAILALSRDLKDLRRRVGDIVVASSHQGEPITAEDIGAAGAITALLKDAIKPNLMQTLEGTPVFVHAGPFANISIGASSVIADRMALKLVGAPKVTTERGGFVVTEAGFDFTMGGERFLNIKCRASGLRPDVIVIVATVRALKLHGGAPNVKAGQPIPAEYNTENVELVRKGAATNLAKQISNAKTYGSPVVVAINKFTTDTEAEIEAVRAEATLAGAFTTAVSNHWEQGGEGAIELAQSVIRATREKPVSHGQPVSYLYHLDSSLEEKIRAIATKMYGAKDIELSELARKQIERYEKQGFGHLPVCIAKTQYSLSHDANLKGAPKGFTFPIREINISAGAGYLYALAGKIMTIPGLPTHSGFMNVEVEDGKIEGLF, encoded by the coding sequence ATGCTTTCAGCAATAAAGTGCATAGCCAGACAGAAAAAGGTGCTGAAAATTGCAAAAGCAATTTCAGCGGTGTCTTTGGCATCATTGAGGCCGGAGAATTGCCGTTCCACTCATTTCACTACTTTAACTCACTCTTTCTCAACCTCCAGATGTTTGAACGTTGCCCAGGTTCTTTCGGGTAAGGAtgttgccaagaagatccGCGTGGAGACTCAACGTCAAATTGTGTCCtttcagaagaagtttcCCGGCTTCAGTCCCGTTTTAGCCATTATTCAGGTTGGTTCCAGACCCGACTCTTCTGCTTATGTTcgtatgaagaagaaagctaGTGCCAATTCGGGTATAGAATGCCGAATCATCAAACTGTCCGAAGACACAGATGAGGCAACTTTGCTCAATCTGGTCGATCGTCTCAACAACGAAGAGTCTGTTCATGGAATCTTGGTGCAACTACCTCTTCCACCACAAATCGATGACTCCAAGGTCACCAACAGTGTTGTTCCTGAAAAGGATGTCGATGGCTTTGACAGATACAATGTTGGTGAATTGGCTAAAAGACATGGAAAGCCATTTATGTATCCATGTACTCCTTATGGGTGTATGCGTCTTCTAGAAGAGACCGGCGTCGAATTGGCCGGTAAAACAGCTGTTGTGGTCGGTCGTTCCGATATAGTCGGTTCTCCAGTAGCAGCTCTCTTGCAAAAAGCCGACTGCACCGTTACTGTGTGCCATAGCCATACAAAGAACTTGCCTGAGATTGTGTCACGTGCAGATATCTTGGTTGTGGCCATTGGGCAAACACAGCTCGTCCAAGGCTCTTGGATTAAAGAAGGTGCCATAGTAATTGATGTTGGCATGAACTATGTTCCGGATTCTACAAAAAAATCTGGCCATAGGGCTGTTGGAGATGTTGATTATGAATCTGCCAAACAGAAAGCTTCCTGGATCACCCCGGTTCCGGGTGGAGTCGGTCCTATGACGGTGGCTATGCTCATGAATAATGTTTATCGTGCAGCTAAGGAACAATACGAGTCATCTATTGCTCCTGCTATCTGTAGACCGATGAAATTGAACCGGATATTGCCTGTTCCATCTGATATTGCCATTTCCAGGGCTCAGCAACCTAAGCCAATCACTGTAATTGCCGAGGAATTGGGTGTCAAATCCGGAGAAGTCGAACCTTATGGCAGTTATAAGGCTAAGGTGTCATTAAAGACTTTGGACAGGTTGCAGGCTCTTAGAAAGAACGGTTACTATGTTCTCGTTGCAGGCATCACTCCTACGCCTTTTGGCGAGGGAAAATCCACCACTACCATAGGTCTTGTTCAGGCACTAGGTGCCCATTTGGGAATTCCAGCCATTGCAAATGTTCGTCAACCATCCCAAGGCCCTACTTTTGGAGTTAAAGGAGGAGCTGCGGGAGGAGGATACTCTCAAGTGATCCCTATGGACGAATTTAACATGCATCTTACAGGAGACATTCATGCTGTTGGAGCTGCCAATAACTTACTTGCTGCTGCTATTGATGCAAGAGCTTTCCATGAATCGACCCAGTCTGACAAATCATTCTATAGAAGGTTGGTACCTAAGCAAAAGGATGGTCATAGAGAGTTTACACCTTCTATGTTACGTCGTCTTACCAAATTGGGTATCAATAAGACTGATCCTGACGATCTTACGTCCGAAGAAGTCCAAAGATTTGCCAGGTTGGACATTGATCCCGATACTATCACCATCAAGAGAGTGGTGGACGTCAATGATAGAATGCTTAGAGAAATTACCATTGGACAATCTCCTACTGAGAAAGGATTTACCAGGAAGACTGGCTTTGATATCACCGTAGCCTCAGAAATCATGGCTATTTTGGCTCTTTCTAGAgacttgaaggatttgcGTAGACGTGTCGGAGACATTGTTGTGGCCTCCAGCCATCAGGGTGAGCCAATCACTGCTGAGGATATTGGAGCTGCAGGTGCAATTACGGCACTACTGAAGGATGCTATTAAGCCCAATTTGATGCAGACCTTGGAAGGTACACCAGTTTTCGTTCATGCAGGACCATTTGCCAACATCTCGATTGGAGCATCTTCTGTTATTGCTGACAGAATGGCTTTAAAGTTAGTTGGAGCACCTAAGGTGACTACCGAACGAGGCGGATTTGTTGTCACGGAGGCTGGCTTCGACTTTACTATGGGAGGAGAGAGGTTTTTAAATATCAAATGCCGGGCTTCTGGACTAAGGCCGGATGTTATAGTGATTGTGGCAACCGTAAGAGCACTTAAGTTGCATGGAGGTGCACCTAACGTTAAAGCAGGTCAACCTATTCCAGCAGAATACAATACCGAGAACGTGGAGTTGGTCAGAAAAGGTGCGGCCACCAATTTAGCTAAACAGATCTCCAATGCTAAAACCTATGGCTCTCCTGTTGTGGTGGCTATTAATAAATTCACCACCGATACTGAAGCCGAGATCGAGGCTGTCAGAGCCGAGGCCACTTTGGCGGGTGCATTTACTACAGCAGTTTCCAATCATTGGGAACAAGGAGGTGAAGGTGCCATTGAATTGGCTCAAAGTGTGATCAGGGCCACTCGTGAGAAACCGGTTTCGCACGGCCAACCTGTTAGCTACTTATACCACCTCGACAGCagtttggaagagaagatcagaGCAATTGCCACGAAGATGTATGGAGCCAAGGATATTGAACTTAGTGAATTGGCCAGAAAACAGATTGAGCGGTACGAGAAACAAGGATTTGGACACTTACCGGTGTGCATAGCAAAGACTCAGTACTCTCTTTCGCACGATGCCAACTTGAAGGGAGCACCGAAAGGATTTACTTTCCCGATTAGGGAAATTAATATTAGTGCCGGTGCCGGTTATTTATATGCTCTGGCAGGTAAGATCATGACGATTCCAGGATTGCCTACTCATTCTGGATTCATGAACGTGGAGGTAGAGGACGGTAAGATAGAAGGATTGTTCTGA
- a CDS encoding uncharacterized protein (BUSCO:EOG09343WTE~EggNog:ENOG41), with protein sequence MESLMIGSLVRVQGGHEALLKYIGPVKNKQGTFAGVELQGELQDRGKNSGDANGIRYFDTAVPMSGLFIPFWKLLQMNGVRESPERMNMSAPRSLRSPTPMRMERDEEIEHLRDEIESLKVQNGEITNNMRLYEQKLAERSKILQELEATVSSFDPMLAEYDRQLDIEEERFVKYKESTDNQIKELLDAIELMEQQEMYMRKMGGGGGAAAKAEAEEGGRRGAEENIKDEKDEQIEQLKEKVQEKDKQINELRKIEMNNYKLEMKIEELEAEVKVKGDDNEIIKELEEERSKKDEEIEKIKKNGQETIKKLENKVKKLEETVKLKSDQVESNELGVNETDERINELEKELTAKERMLSQRDEVLQQRGTMLLEKVRQIEDKDKLIRELETYKEGLERQVDTGQRQTGETRQTGQRQTGQRQTGETRQTSRTRQTAQTPQTPQTPPTAQTRQTRRLTTLVNTDGKLEVYRPESKADPTAGREKWCGLCERPGHESIDCPYDDGVF encoded by the coding sequence ATGGAATCGCTTATGATTGGATCGTTGGTACGAGTTCAAGGAGGACATGAGGCCCTGCTCAAGTATATTGGACCGGTGAAGAACAAACAAGGAACGTTTGCCGGAGTTGAATTGCAAGGAGAACTGCAGGATAGAGGCAAAAACTCAGGAGATGCCAATGGAATTCGATATTTTGATACTGCGGTACCAATGAGCGGACTTTTCATTCCATTTTGGAAGTTATTACAGATGAATGGAGTTCGAGAGAGCCCGGAGAGGATGAATATGTCCGCTCCACGATCTCTCCGATCTCCTACGCCGATGAGAATGGAAAgggatgaagaaattgagcaTCTTCgagatgaaattgaaagttTAAAGGTACAAAATGGAGAGATTACGAATAATATGCGACTTTATGAGCAGAAATTGGctgaaagaagcaagatATTGCAAGAATTGGAGGCTACAGTGAGTAGTTTTGATCCTATGCTTGCCGAATATGACAGGCAATTGGATATTGAGGAGGAGAGATTTGTGAAATATAAGGAAAGTACGGATAATCAGATTAAAGAGTTGTTAGATGCAATAGAGTTGATGGAGCAACAAGAGATGTATATGAGGAAGATgggaggaggaggaggagcagcagcaaaagcagaagcagaagaaggaggaagaagaggagcagaagagaatataaaagatgaaaaggatGAACAGATTGAACAattaaaagagaaagttcaagaaaaggatAAGCAAATCAATGAATTAAGGAAGATTGAGATGAATAACTATAAACTAGAGAtgaaaatagaagaattaGAAGCCGaggtgaaggtgaaagGAGATGACAATGAAATAATTAAAGaattagaagaagaaaggagtaagaaggatgaagaaatagagaagataaagaaaaatggaCAAGAAACGatcaagaaacttgaaaaCAAGgttaagaagcttgaagaaacGGTTAAATTAAAAAGCGATCAAGTGGAAAGCAATGAGCTCGGAGTGAATGAGACAGATGAACGGATAAATGAACTAGAGAAAGAACTAACtgccaaagaaagaatgcTCTCGCAAAGAGATGAGGTTCTACAACAACGAGGCACGATGCTACTTGAAAAAGTAAGGCAAATAGAGGATAAGGACAAGTTGATCAGAGAACTAGAGACTTACAAGGAGGGGCTGGAGCGACAAGTTGATACGGGTCAGAGACAGACGGGAGAGACGAGACAGACGGGTCAGAGACAGACGGGTCAGAGACAGACGGGAGAGACGAGACAGACCAGTCGGACCAGACAGACGGCACAGACCCCACAGACACCACAGACACCACCGACGGCACAGACCAGACAGACTCGACGGTTGACAACCCTTGTCAATACAGATGGTAAGCTCGAAGTCTATCGGCCTGAAAGTAAGGCAGATCCAACTGCTGGACGGGAGAAATGGTGCGGACTCTGTGAAAGGCCTGGCCACGAAAGTATTGATTGTCCCTACGATGACGGAGTGTTCTAG
- a CDS encoding uncharacterized protein (BUSCO:EOG0934492Z) has protein sequence MAGINIIKQVSKARNGLGLFILPCKQITITYCNFGGSSQGMRDFLRLKLTKFASQYPEVAFQVLDKPGFHPVIKGFYSNNQTKQICCRKLNADMIENKLKLIINSSGRKLTKPKQKVISLNKSVRGIWSPFHVDPSERYKI, from the coding sequence ATGGCTGGAATTAACATCATTAAGCAGGTGTCGAAGGCTCGTAATGGGCTTGGATTGTTTATACTTCCATGCAAACAAATCACAATTACATATTGCAATTTTGGAGGCTCTTCACAAGGAATGAGAGACTTTCTGAGACTCAAGCTGACAAAGTTCGCTTCACAGTACCCAGAAGTAGCGTTTCAGGTATTAGATAAGCCTGGATTTCACCCGGTGATTAAAGGTTTCTATTCAAACAATCAAACCAAGCAGATATGCTGCCGGAAATTAAACGCTGACATGATCGAAAACAAGCTCAAACTTATCATTAACTCCAGTGGTCGAAAGTTAACCAAGCCTAAACAGAAGGTGATCTCTCTGAACAAATCCGTCAGAGGTATTTGGTCTCCGTTCCATGTGGATCCTTCCGAAAGATATAAAATATAA
- a CDS encoding uncharacterized protein (EggNog:ENOG41) has translation MFAKLATERIFSRNVINRFSTSTSVYGVRVGNQFKGADVGHHLNDYDLFATLDKPENNIEMISKDAVIFSNMKVIKSPNKKREPIGALLINNQILEVNLKKCHFTNNDVVFHMDAELGELFRIIYPKPELLVLGLGKKTRLVSKETRQCFNKLGIRLETSDTRYSALNYDMLATERTPMLVAALILPPNY, from the coding sequence ATGTTCGCCAAATTAGCTACAGAACGGATTTTCTCACGTAATGTGATCAACCGGTTTTCGACATCGACATCTGTATACGGTGTGAGGGTGGGTAACCAATTTAAAGGAGCAGATGTAGGACACCACCTCAATGATTACGATCTATTTGCCACTTTGGATAAACCCGAGAATAATATTGAGATGATTTCGAAGGATGCGGTGATATTCTCGAATATGAAGGTGATAAAATCACCGAATAAGAAGAGGGAACCGATTGGCGCACTACTAATTAACAACCAGATTCTAGAGGTAAATCTAAAGAAGTGTCATTTCACTAATAATGATGTAGTGTTTCACATGGATGCAGAATTAGGAGAGTTATTTCGAATAATATATCCGAAGCCGGAGTTATTGGTACTCGGATTGGGCAAAAAGACAAGGCTTGTGTCCAAAGAGACCCGACAatgcttcaacaagttggGTATAAGATTGGAGACCAGTGATACCAGATACTCTGCCCTTAACTATGATATGTTGGCTACAGAGAGGACGCCCATGCTTGTAGCAGCGCTAATATTACCACCAAATTATTAA
- a CDS encoding uncharacterized protein (EggNog:ENOG41) produces the protein MLGGFFYTIITELVLAAALVTLLLANLGSITTHKGITSIYLLELNLSELSIDTVFPSLSDIDSISDLGLDDAYVLGMYGYCQGTGGTTNSTTSDEVVYDTNFTASSCTHAKPMYVFDPVTFLLDQVNDVAGTELTTSDVNLPSSIENYVKIAQNLSKATYITSCIAIGLNFIVLVLTLFIYCCNLGLVSSLGLVEVVAFLAAIIASGCSTGMYVFIETHFNDKLSKYGIHAALSKNYLILTWVGTVLSAAAAVLLLANSCFRCCCGGRRRDNFEEEEQFMPIEKL, from the exons atgc tgGGTGGATTCTTCTACACAATCATCACCGAGTTGGTTTTGGCCGCAGCGCTTGTGACTTTGCTTTTAGCCAACCTCGGTTCTATTACCACGCATAAGGGCATCACCTCTATTTATCTTCTTGAGCTCAACTTATCGGAGCTAAGTATTGATACAGTGTTCCCCAGTCTTTCGGACATTGATTCTATTTCTGATTTAGGATTGGACGATGCTTATGTGTTGGGAATGTACGGCTACTGCCAGGGTACCGGTGGTACCACGAACTCTACAACTTCAGATGAGGTAGTGTACGACACAAATTTCACGGCTTCGTCGTGCACTCACGCCAAGCCTATGTACGTATTTGATCCAGTGACTTTCTTGCTTGACCAGGTGAATGATGTTGCTGGAACCGAATTAACGACTAGCGATGTGAACCTTCCGTCCAGTATCGAGAACTACGTCAAGATAGCACAAAACCTATCGAAAGCTACGTACATTACGTCATGCATTGCGATTGGCCTCAACTTTATTGTGCTGGTTTTGACGTTATTTATATATTGTTGCAACCTTGGACTAGTTTCGTCTTTGGGCTTGGTCGAGGTGGTGGCATTTTTGGCTGCAATTATCGCATCCGGTTGTTCCACGGGAATGTATGTGTTCATTGAGACACACTTTAATGATAAGTTGTCCAAGTATGGAATCCATGCTGCATTGTCCAAAAACTACCTTATTTTGACATGGGTCGGTACAGTTTTGTCAGCGGCTGCAGCTGTGTTGTTACTAGCTAACAGTTGCTTTAGGTGTTGTTGTGGTGGACGCCGCAGGGATAATttcgaggaagaagagcagTTTATGCCAATTGAGAAGCTATAG